A genomic region of Chelmon rostratus isolate fCheRos1 chromosome 8, fCheRos1.pri, whole genome shotgun sequence contains the following coding sequences:
- the rpz5 gene encoding rapunzel 5 produces the protein MNSVADWLVQNRDKIEKGVEIMGQASEVLAATVGQLHPVLEAVFVASAELLSNPEGKEARYMTQQFELVNQQLEGIQDEIDKIALELQRTSMNKQNFDREAQMLSQYEKFQDFVNAKPKFKEKKMEKFLSHYENTDGDLNLDALYNAVTGENTSGDPMLETVVTTEQRSRRAVEDFCARLKKLFVVGIIAVMGHAALKEGVVGEEMVKKWQERMEDVEKRMKAAVDDCTENFADQAKLDMEHTLQESAATVNQDFIKSLLDSLAKKYDWVNWSIRAFSDRERIFFFNWLAGKKYHGSGGANWFDILTKNKIKVVVSFCVNPKPINKSQIMEQIEGQKLKGNMMGVALSLNKSFPNCLVHAVSHYKEVVETNNFHEDCYYYGKHKRAYLCIHPE, from the coding sequence ATGAATAGTGTGGCAGATTGGCTCGTGCAGAACAGGGACAAGATCGAGAAAGGTGTGGAGATCATGGGGCAAGCCTCTGAGGTGCTCGCTGCCACTGTGGGCCAGCTTCACCCGGTCTTGGAGGCCGTGTTCGTAGCTTCTGCCGAGTTACTCAGCAACCCGGAGGGCAAAGAGGCCCGCTACATGACTCAGCAATTCGAACTGGTCAACCAGCAACTTGAGGGAATCCAAGATGAGATTGATAAAATTGccctggagctgcagaggacgTCGATGAACAAGCAGAACTTTGATCGAGAGGCGCAGATGCTCAGCCAGTATGAAAAGTTCCAGGACTTTGTCAACGCCAAGCCAAAGttcaaagagaagaagatggagaagtTCCTCAGCCATTACGAGAACACAGATGGCGACTTGAACTTGGATGCCCTCTACAATGCTGTCACTGGGGAGAACACCTCAGGAGACCCTATGCTGGAAACAGTAGTCACCACggagcagagaagcagaaggGCAGTTGAGGATTTCTGCGCCCGGCTGAAGAAGCTCTTTGTGGTGGGCATCATCGCCGTCATGGGACATGCCGCCCTCAAGGAAGGGGTGGTGGGAGAGGAGATGGTGAAGAAGTGGCAGGAACGGATGGAGGATGTGGAGAAACGAATGAAAGCGGCTGTGGATGACTGTACAGAGAACTTTGCAGACCAAGCAAAGCTGGACATGGAGCACACTCTTCAGGAGAGCGCCGCCACCGTCAACCAAGACTTCATCAAATCCCTTCTGGATTCACTCGCTAAGAAATACGACTGGGTGAACTGGTCCATCAGGGCCTTCAGCGACCGGGAGcgcattttctttttcaactgGCTGGCAGGAAAGAAGTACCACGGAAGTGGAGGAGCCAactggtttgacattttgaccaAGAACAAGATCAAAGTGGTGGTCTCTTTCTGTGTTAACCCCAAGCCCATTAACAAGAGTCAGATCATGGAGCAGATTGAGGGCCAGAAGCTGAAGGGGAACATGATGGGAGTGGCTCTGTCTTTGAACAAGAGCTTCCCCAACTGCCTGGTCCATGCTGTCAGCCATTAcaaggaggtggtggagaccaacaACTTCCATGAGGATTGTTACTACTATGGGAAACACAAAAGAGCCTACCTGTGTATCCACCCTGAATAG
- the rpz4 gene encoding rapunzel 4 gives MANRLQQLVAEKKDMVETVMEVFEQGAEVVASIAGDLFPVFSIAAPIVKLALDNVDSKEATFMKEQFQKVRERLEVVSEEIQRINDEIKKSGLDAVYFPLEENITNQFRKYMDILNAKPKYREVKKKLFLDHFGKTGGDKNLHTLYNAVTGDNFSGESVLEITLNYEEKSRRPVEDFCARLKKLFCIGLIALLGHAALKGYDEEEALLKDWGEKMKVVQDKMNTVIEDCIVSFPKQAELDSRRLVRDHSDLTNQQLAEAIIEKLKTKYDWVRWSVRIFRSPTGLFANKKDYHCPTGKSRFQVPASDEKLNVWVSYSSSPEPVDKGHIEQLIQSQKKLTVVSVAELLFEKLPGDCVVHTVKTSKDLACFWSFSEELHYWEEHKNFYICVHSA, from the coding sequence ATGGCAAACCGGCTACAGCAGCTTGTAGCGGAGAAGAAGGACATGGTGGAGACTGTGATGGAGGTGTTTGAACAGGGAGCTGAAGTGGTGGCCAGTATCGCCGGTGACCTTTTCCCGGTGTTCTCCATCGCTGCTCCGATTGTTAAGCTGGCTCTGGACAACGTAGACAGCAAAGAGGCCACATTCATGAAGGAGCAGTTTCAGAAGGTGCGAGAGCGCCTGGAGGTGGTCTCGGAGGAGATTCAGAGGATCAACGATGAGATCAAGAAGAGCGGATTGGATGCTGTGTATTTCCCACTGGAGGAGAACATCACTAACCAGTTCAGGAAGTACATGGATATCCTTAACGCCAAACCCAAGTACCGGGAGGTCAAGAAGAAGCTTTTCCTGGATCATTTCGGCAAGACCGGCGGTGACAAAAACCTTCACACCCTCTACAACGCTGTGACGGGTGATAACTTCTCTGGGGAATCTGTGCTTGAAATCACCCTGAACTACGAGGAGAAAAGTCGCCGGCCGGTGGAGGACTTCTGTGCCAGGCTGAAGAAGCTCTTCTGCATCGGGCTCATCGCACTGTTGGGCCACGCCGCTCTGAAGGGATATGATGAGGAAGAGGCGCTTCTGAAAGACTGGGGTGAGAAGATGAAGGTGGTCCAGGATAAAATGAACACTGTCATCGAAGACTGCATCGTCAGCTTCCCCAAGCAAGCCGAGCTGGACTCCCGTCGACTGGTGAGAGATCATTCAGACTTAACCAACCAGCAGCTAGCCGAGGCTATCATAGAGAAATTAAAGACCAAGTATGACTGGGTGCGCTGGTCTGTGCGCATATTCAGGTCCCCTACAGGCCTGTTCGCTAACAAGAAGGATTACCACTGCCCCACAGGGAAGAGTCGCTTCCAGGTCCCAGCGTCAGACGAGAAACTGAACGTCTGGGTGTCGTACAGCTCCTCACCTGAGCCTGTGGACAAGGGTCACATCGAGCAGCTGATCCAGAGTCAGAAGAAGCTCACGGTGGTGAGCGTAGCAGAGCTCCTCTTTGAGAAGTTACCCGGCGACTGCGTGGTCCACACGGTGAAAACCAGCAAAGACCTGGCCTGCTTCTGGAGCTTCTCCGAAGAGCTCCACTACTGGGAGGAGCACAAAAACTTCTACATCTGCGTTCACTCGGCTTGA
- the LOC121611009 gene encoding protein rapunzel-like yields MTSSLERVVAQKKEAIEAVMDMFERGAEVLASAVGELFPLCEAAAPVLRLALDNVQSKEVFYVKEQFLTVRNKLDVLSTQLEDIDCEIKKGRLDSQYFAVEENIRNQFRKYMDILEAKQQFKDVKTRLFLEHFAKTGGEKNLFVLYDALMGTNSFGESVLDLVERYVARNRRLLEDFCVRMKELFCLGLIALLGHCALTQGQEEEEDKIQEWSSKIEEVESRMKTTIESCIAAFPEQAKLDAQRLLQEKEEENLQDTTQQLLELLVKKYDWVRWSVRLINHSGSTYRNWRAGEHFHHVAGQNWFEVLQVNNINLVVSYSSKPQPVPRDFIRQVMEGQGKKGNAPAVVEVLEKQLCGFVVHAVSRHKESAAAWSFPEECHYWERHKNVAVCVHSE; encoded by the exons ATGACCAGTTCATTGGAGAGGGTTGTAGCCCAGAAGAAGGAGGCCATCGAGGCAGTGATGGACATGTTTGAGAGGGGGGCCGAGGTGTTGGCCAGCGCTGTGGGCGAGCTATTCCCCCTCTGCGAGGCTGCCGCTCCGGTTCTCCGCCTGGCCTTAGACAACGTCCAGAGCAAAGAGGTCTTCTACGTCAAAGAGCAGTTCCTGACGGTGAGGAACAAGCTCGACGTGCTCTCCACCCAACTGGAAGACATCGACTGTGAGATCAAGAAGGGCAGACTGGATTCACAGTACTTTGCGGTGGAGGAGAACATTAGGAACCAGTTTCGGAAATATATGGACATCTTGGAGGCAAAACAGCAGTTCAAGGATGTGAAGACCAGACTTTTTCTAGAGCACTTTGCCAAaactggaggagagaagaacCTGTTTGTGCTGTATGATGCGCTGATGGGGACAAACAGCTTCGGGGAGTCGGTTTTAGACTTGGTGGAAAG GTATGTTGCAAGGAACCGCCGTCTCCTGGAAGATTTCTGTGTCCGCATGAAGGAGCTCTTCTGTTTGGGCCTGATTGCTCTGCTGGGCCACTGTGCCTTAACTCAGGgccaagaggaagaagaggacaaaaTCCAAGAGTGGAGCAGCAAAATTGAAGAGGTAGAATCCAGGATGAAGACAACAATCGAGTCCTGCATCGCTGCCTTCCCGGAGCAAGCAAAGCTGGATGCCCAGCGCCTCCTgcaagaaaaggaagaagagaaccTGCAAGATACAACTCAGCAGCTTCTTGAGCTCTTGGTGAAAAAGTATGATTGGGTCCGCTGGTCAGTGCGCCTGATCAACCATTCAGGGAGCACCTACCGGAACTGGCGAGCAGGGGAGCACTTTCATCACGTGGCGGGGCAGAACTGGTTCGAGGTGCTCCAGGTGAACAACATCAACCTGGTGGTGTCGTACAGCAGCAAGCCCCAGCCGGTGCCCCGTGACTTCATCCGGCAGGTGATGGAGGGCCAGGGGAAGAAGGGAAACGCCCCGGCAGTGGTGGAGGTGCTGGAGAAGCAGCTGTGCGGGTTTGTTGTCCACGCCGTCAGTCGGCACAAGGAGTCTGCAGCTGCTTGGAGCTTTCCGGAAGAGTGTCACTACTGGGAGAGACACAAGAACGTGGCGGTGTGTGTTCACTCAGAGTAA